TAATTCAACAGCGCTTTTGAGCTTATCTTGGTTCACAAACTCATTggctttttaaaataaaagggAACTTTCCATAATTGCTACATGGCATATTAATCTACAAGCCTTATTGACAACCTCACATTTCTTAGACGTTATTATTGCCAATAAATGGGCAAAAGAAGAAACTAGCTTAAGGTTTCATGAGCTGTCCATTTTGGTTAGCTcaaaaaattagcaaataaaTGTTAGCAACAAATATTTATATAGTTCAGTAGAGCTTTTAAGCAtctaggttcgattgattttaAAAATGAATCATTCCGTAATTTATATAAGACTATTGTTATGGACCTATGGTCCTATGTGAAGTTTAATTATGGAGCAATAAAGTTCTTACATTTGTATGGCTAAAGCAGTTAAGGATCTGAAGATCAGCTCATTAATAATGTGTCAACAAGAAGCCACTAAAAGTCTAAAACTCTGAGAAAGCATAAAATGACATACTAGCATAATAGCCTAATTTTGTGGCTTAAAATTATTTGTTAATTTATGTACACCGAGCAGGTTATTTTTCCTACTTAGTTGTACCTTAGACAAAATACATTTATCCGGTGTCACATGTGTCATCCATTAGCAGTTGCATTAGCAGTGAGATGTCAAGTACAGAGTACCTGAACTTTTCATCGCTGCACATGTATAGTACTATATTTGTTCATTCCTTCTTATCTATTTTCTCCTTCCTGACACAATATGAATTGTGTCTGTTATGTATCTGATGAATGATATCCTGTTTTGACTTTTGAATTGCAGGTGTCCTCCTCTATTATGTTTGACAGAGGAATTCAATCATGTTTGAATTACATCGAAGCAGTTCCTTGGAGTGATAATGAGGAAGAGAAGCTGAAGAATGTCTTTGCTAGATGCACTTTCGACGAAGCAATATCTAAAAATGTGCTGGCAAGATTAGAACAACAATGCAGGAGCAGCTCGGAGGACCTGACAGTGCAGCTCGTTGAATCTGTGACCAGTGGAACCAACAGCAGTGCGAGAAAAGAGATGCAATCTTTGGTCAGTGGTCTCCTAAGCAAGAGCTCGGTCTATCAAAAGGACTTGTCTGGGCTAAACAAAGGGAGCCTTTACAAAATCTGTCATTCCTGTTTGAACTCACTGGTGGAACTTTTCAAGGAAGACTCGGAACCAATCAAGCATGCGGACCAAGCAGTGATAGCTTCGGATAGTAAACCGATGATTGAAAGGGTCAGTAAGCAAACTGAGAATCTGAATTGGCTCTTTGACATCCTTGTAAATAATGATATGGCAGAAGAATTTGTCGAGTTGTGGGCTAAGCAAGACGAACTCATCAGAATGCATGAGCAAGCATCACCGATGTTTAAATACGAGCTAAGCCGGATATCAGCGAGCGTGTTCATCGCTCTGGGGAAAGGAAGAATCCAGTGCCCCAGCGACTTTAGGAGCCAATTGTTCAATGGATGGTTCAGACCAATGTTAATGGACTTTGGCTGGCTCCAAAGGTGCTCCAAAGGGCTCGATGTGAGAATACTGGAGGAGAACTTGGGGCATGCCCTACTCACCCTTCCACTTCATCAGCAGCAGATCTTATTCGAAGAATGGTTTCGATGCTTTGCATCTAGGGGCACAGAATGCCCTAATCTCAGTAGAGCTTTCCAGGTATGGTGGAGACGGTCATTTGCTAGATCATCTCGATGAGAGATTTTACATGACCGCGAGGTGTATGTGTTGTGTGTATCAATGTAAATTTAGAGTTGTTGCAATATGTAATAGATTCGAATTCTGGTTTCTTAATAAACGTCTCAGCTGGTTCTTGCCGTTCTATGCACTAGCAGGCAGCAGTAAAATTATTACAACCGTGACAAGTTAACCAGAAAGCTTCATCATAAGTATATTTCATAATCGAGTTATTTTTGCCTTAAGCACGGCATCACTTTCTTTACATGACCTTATTCCTTCGCAAACATAGATAGGAGAGCATCAATGTACACGCTAGTCGCTATATACATACATGAACTCACACGTCCCGGATACAGCTTAGCCGTGCTTGCCACACATGAGGCCATCTGGCTGGGCATCAATGTCGAGCCAGTGGCAGTCTCGGAACGCACACGTCCCGGAGGCCTGCAGCGTCTCGCCGACGTCCTCCGGCTTTTGGTAGTACGGCGTCCCATCCTCGAACGAGTTGTGCGTGAGCCGCCGGATGCCCGACCCGTCGATGTTCACGGTGAAGATCTCCCCGTAGGGCTGGTAGTGCTGCGGGTTCGAGATAGACTCGGTCCAGATATTTCGGTGACCCAGGGCGACAATAAAAATAAGActttattattaaatataaatcgtctagatctaatttttttacttttcttttatATCAATATAcaccgtatatatatacatacggGGCTTTGAGTTTTTGGGACCCGAGACGGTCATCCCGCTCGACCCCAGGGCCGGCCCTGGTTTGAGACGGGCTCAGCGGAGACGGCGGCGTAGTCTGACGTGAACACCACGGTCTTGGAGTCCGGGCTGAACCAGGGGTGGTTTGTCCTGCCGCCGACGCCGCTGTGCACCACCCTGCGCAGCCCGGTGCCGTTCGGGTGGACCAGGTCGTGCCGGTCGGAGGCGAAGGCGATCCACTCGCCGTCGGGTGACCAGTTGCACATGGTGTCGGACCACGGACCCTCGGTCAGGCGCCGGATGCCCCCGGCCTCGCCGTCCTCGGCGTCCATGATGTAGAGGTTCTTGTGCCCGGACCTTCCCGAGCAGAACACCACCCATTTTGCAGTGAAGATGCTCGGAGTATGGGATTTTTACGGTTGAAATGTACTGTAGATGGAATCGTGTGTTTGGGACTCACAGACTCATATGAGCCGATCTCGATGCACGTCACTTCTGACCGTTGTCACTGACATGTGGTTCTAGATATGAGACGCACATGTTAGTTACCATCTCTCTCTAACGTTCACATCAAAATAACCGGTTCCGTTTGGAACACGCACAGCACAGAACCGTGCCAGCTCCTCTGAGTTTGTTCTGACGTCAGAAGTGAAGTATCCTGACTTTATCGTGCTGTCGGTGTCACCGTGACAACCATAGAAGGGCACGTGATCCGGTTTGGAAGCTGCGAGAGGAGAGCACGTGTATGATTAAGGTATACACGACAGAGGAACTAATGATATAATCCAATAATCAGATGTCAGATAATAGTAGTACTCGACAAGCTTATTGAGGCCAGAGCAACTTTCTCTCTTGTGGCCAAGATCGTCGATGCGGCGGATGGCCCTGTGATGGCCAAGATCCTGTGGTGGAAACATGCGGCAATCGTACAATCAAAGTCCAATTCCAAGGGAGGAGCAGCACCGCTCCAGATCTTTATTCTATGTTGGGTGACAAAGCAACCAAAGGTTTTCTGGAACCCAAATGCCAGAATTATATTCTCATTTTGTCGCATATTTGCGCCagtatacatacacatatacatataaaaaagagagaaagaaaaaaaaaggtgaggGCCTCGGCCGGCCCAAACTCCCTGCCAGGCCGGCCCAGCCCGGCTCCCTCTCCTCCTTACCTGTCTGTCTTATCCCTTCACCTGAGCCGCCCCTTATCCTTTTCCTCTTGCGGCTGGCCTCCGATTCTTCTTCTCGGCCCCGCCAGAGCCGACTTGCAGCATCTCTGTAAGAAACGCTCCGGCGTTCATAGTGctatcgccggaccttccggcgtatACTTCAAAATCTACTTCTGCGTAGAAATGTTCTGGCGTGTGTTCCATCTGAATGCCGGAACATCCGACGGGTTCAACTACCCAAGCATTGAATCATTCGACGTATACAATCTTCCTAGACTCAGAAACAGAAATATCAACTCCATTTTCTTTGTAACTTTTGTTAGTGATTATAATTGCATTACAAGGACATACTCATGCAATCTCACAAATCATTAAACTAACTAAAaaacttatcaatcactcatcacaaataaatcaaggcacattttaacttaTTTTCTCAGTATTTTTCCAAGATGAAGAGCTTTGCAGATGAGATGGCGGCCGCTGGCAAGCGGCTTGATGAAGATGATCTAGTGTCATATATTCTTACAGGGCTTGATGCTGAgtacacccccccccccctcattgAAGCAGTGAGTGCTAGAATTGATGCTATCAGCCTCAGCGATCTATATGCCCAGCTTCTATCCGCTGAAGCTCGGCTGGAAGCCCAGAGTTTGCAATACCAGATGAACGTCAATAGCGTGTCACGTGGAGGCAAGAACTCTTCCCGTGGTCGAGGGCAATAGGGTCATGGTGACGACAGTCGTGGTGGAGGATGAAGCGGCCAAGGATACAACAACAGCATTAGCACACCGAACTCAAAATCGGTGTGCCAGCTCTACAACAAAGTTGGACACATAGTACACCGTTGTTGGAAGCGGTTTGATACAAATTTTACTGGTGAAGAGAAGAATGCACACACGACTGTTACTTCGTATGGTATAGACACAAATTGGTACATGGATACTGGCATAACTGATCACATTACTTGAGAACTAGATAAGCTAACTACACGTGAGAAGTACAATGGCCAGGATCAAGTTTATACAGCTAATGGTGCAGGTATGGCTATAAATCATGTTGGTTGTTCTACTGTTCATACCCCAGTTCGTGCTATTCATCTTAACAAAATTCTTCATGTTCCTAATGCCAAAAACAAGATCTTATCTCTGTTCATCATCTTACTACTGATAATAATGCTTATTTTGAGTTTTATCCTGATTTCTTTTTGATAAAGGatcaagcaacaaagaaaactCTTCTACGACGCAAATGTAAGGGTGGTCTTTATCCCCTTCCAATCCCGGAGAAGCCTTCCTCATCAAGTCAAGTCCTTAGTGCTGTCAAAGTATCATATGAACGATGGCACAACCGCTTAGTTCACCCATCTTAGTCATAGTTCAGAAGGTCATCAGCAGTAGTAATCTTCCTTGTTCTCACGAAAATAGTAGAGAGTCAATCTGTGATGCTTGTCAACAAGCTAAGAGTCATCAGAGTCAACTAGTGTGTCTAGATTTCCTTTAGAACTTGTTTTGTCTGATGTGTGGGGTTCTGCACCTACCTCAGTTGGAAGGAATAAATATTATATAAGCTTTATCGATGATTAAAGTAAGTTTACTTGGAtctatattttgaaaaataaatctgatGTCTTCAGTAAATTTCTTGAGTTCCAATAACATGTTGAGCGTCTTTTCAGCAGAAAAATTATCACAATACAAACTGACTAGGAAGAATAATACCAGAAACCGAATTCCTTCTTCAAAAGGGTAGGAATTTCTCACCATTTTTCATGTCCTCATGCCTATCAGCAGAATAGTTCTGCTGAACGAAAACATCGTCGCATTGTCAAGGTCGGTCTAGCTCTTCTTGCCCATGCTTCCATGCCATTaaaattttgggatgaagccttCCTTTCTGCAGTCTATCTCATTAATCAGTTGCCATCCAAAGTAATTAGTTTTGAGTCACCCATGGAACGTTTGTTCAATCAAAAACCCGACTAATGGAACGTTTGTTCAATCAAAAACCCGACTATTCCTTGCTTCGTGTCTTTGGGTCTGCTTGTTGGCCAAATCTCTAACCTTATAACACAAGAAAACTTCAATTTCGCTCTACCCGTTGTGCTTTCTTGGTTATAGCAGTCTCCATAAAGGTTATAAGTGTCTTGATATCACAACGGTTCGTGCCTATATTTCTAGAGATGTGATCTTTAGGTTATAAGTGTCTTGATATCACAACGGTTCGTGCCTATATTTCTAGAGATGTGATCTTTGATGAGACTGTATTTCCTTTCGCCCACCTTCATCCAAATGCTGGAGCCCAACTAAGATCCGAAATTCTCCTCCTTCGTCCTACTTTGCTCAATCATGACCGAATTGGGGATATTACAGTAGACACTAATGTGGCTAATGAGGTTGTTGAGTATTCTGGAGCATAGGGCAGTGAACAGGATGATGAACAGGGCGAAAATCCGGCTGGAGATTTTATGCTCCTGGTGTTGCTATGGGCACAGATGATCCCAACGCAGAGCCCGGGGAGGTTCTTCCTCTGTCCTTGTCTCGGGATAGCTATCGTAGCACGTCTGCTCGCACATCTGTCTCTCGCAGGTGTCCCAGGCCGGTGTCTGGAGTACAAGGAGAACAAGCTAGAGCACAGCCAACATTTATGGCCTTGCCTCGGGACTCTACTCTACCTGGTCCATCTAGTTCACATTGGGACTTCGCGCCGTCAAACACTAGAGGTCCAGATAATTCTCCGCTTGAGCAGGTATCATCAGAGGTAGATTCCGACGTTGATTTGAGATTTGTTCCTGGAGAGCTCAGTACCTTACAACCGGTTACTCGCTCccgaaataatatttttaagccaAGAACTTTCAATGATGGAACAGTACATTACGGATTTCTTAGTGCTATAGGAGAACCCTAGAGTTTACAAGAGGCAATGGGAGATCACAAGTGGAAGCAAGCGATGGACAAAGAGTACCTTGCGCTGATCAAGAATAAAACTTGGCATTTGGTTCCTTCCAAAGGTGCTAGCAATATTATAGACTGCAAATTGGTTTATAAGGTAAAACGAAAAGCTGACGGGTCAATTGATAGGTATAAAGCTTGCTTGGTAGCAAATGGTTTCAAACAACGATATAGTATTGattatgaagataattttagtCCAGTTGTGAAAGCTGTGACTATTTGAATTGTATTGTCTATTGCTGTTTCCAGGAATTGGTGACTTCGATAGTTGGACGTTAAGAACGCGTTCCTTCATGGTGTTCTGAAGGAGGAAGTCTATATGAGACAACCACCTGAGTATGAAAATTCTTCTTGTCCTGAATATATATGTAAACTTGATAAAGCATTATATGGATTAAAACAGGCACCTCGAGTATGTTACTCTAGGCTTAGCACAAAATTACAACAGCTTGGTTTTGTTGCTTCTAAAGCAGATACATCACTATTTATTTATAATAAAGAGATACTTGTTATATATTTACTTATCTATGTGTATGATATTATTGCGGCAAGTTCTTCTGAAAAGGTTGTTGAAGCTCTTCTCCAAGATTTGAATCAGGAGTTTGCTTTGAAAGACTTGGGTGATTTGCATTATTTTTTGGGTATTGAAGTGAAGAAGACCAAAGATGGTATTATTCTCTCTCAAGAGAAGTACGCTTCTGATCTTTTGGTGCGAGTTGGAATGAAACATTGTAAGTCGTTAATTACTCCTGTGTCAACATCAGAAAAACTTTCAATTGTTGGTGGTGATCCTTTGAGCAGTGAAGACTCAACAAGGTATAGAAGTATTATTGGTGCATTACAATATTTAACATTGACCCGACCAGATATTGCTTTTTCTATCAATAAGGTTTGTCAATTTCTTCATGCACCAACTTATTTATATTGCACAAGAGTTAAAAGAATTTTGCGGTATATTGCATATACTATAGCCTTGGAGATCAAATTTAGTAAGTCTCCCTCTATTTTGGTAAGTGACTTTTCTGATGTAGACTGGGCAGGATGTCCAGATGATAGAAGATCTACATAAGAGTTTGCTGTATATTTGGGCTCGAATCTTGTGTCTTGGAGTGCTTATAAACAGGCTACAATATCCAGGTCTAGCACAAAAGCAGAATATAAGTCTCTTGCTACTACTACAGTTAAGGTTATCTGGATGCAGACAATTCTTGAAGAACTTGGTATTTCTCAATCTAGGTCAGCGTGTCTCTAGTGTGACAACTTAGAGGCTACTTATTTATCAGCTAATCCTATATTCCATGCTTGAATTAAACATATTGAAGTTGATTATCATTTTGTGAGAGAAAGTGTGGCAGACAAGCATCTTGATATAAGGTTTATATCGTCTGAAGATCAAATTGCAGATGGTTTTACTAAGTCCCTTGCTGTTCGGAAACAGGAAGAATTTAGGCGCAGATAAGTTAAGATTGAGAGAGAGTGTTAGAGAAATTGAGATATATATGATGAGTATAGTTGAGTTCGGTTTGGTCTGTTAGCCAGGATAGAGATATGTTGCTATATTTAAACTTTGTATCCTCTTGAAGATAGATTTCAGCTCTTGTTTAAACCAGCGGAACTCATATCTTGTACAGCCACGCCGTGGGGGCTTTTCCCGGCCTATATTAACATACAGATGCGGCCCGAGAGGGTTAAGACGCTTCACCTAAACTTTGATCGCGCACGTCGTGCTCGTCGAGCCGCTCGCCGAAGCACATGGCCACGAGGAGACGGAACATGGAGTACTACTGGAACCGTGGAACGTAGTATCTATGATGGTGCCGTCCCCTTGTCGGTGGCGCAGCTTGTCCGTGAGCTCGGCGAGAAGAGCCAGAGGAGTGCCGGGTTCGTGACCTCAGCCGCGAACAGCCGCCAGAGCTGGAGGTGAATATGGGCAGTGAGTCAGCGGCTCCGTTTTTCCCTCGACGAAACCGGATCCTTCTATGGCTCGCTATCTTCATTGGCTCGGAGCCGGTACCGGACGGGAAACAAAGCAGTCCAGGAAGGTGCATTGAATCAGAGCGGGTACAACTACATATTATATTGTTGTAACCTTTCTGTTTGGTACATTCGAGCTGCCATTATGTAATTACACCTTATTCTATTTCCTTCTTCCATAAAAGGGCAGAGCACCTGCCatcttccttaaaaaaaaaatcagagcgGTGCTGCATAGGGACTTGTTTGTAGCACTGCTgcatacaattttttaaaattctcTACAGTCCCGTTACCGTGAGGCCCTACGCCCGATTTTTGCCACCTGACCTGTACTTGATCGATCTCAGAGCACCCCAGACTGCTCGCGCCGCTCCAGGACCAGGAAACGAGCGAGGACCCGCTGCCACCAACCCTCACTGCGGAGCTGGCCGTCTCCGCCGAGATCGCGCTCCAGTCCTTGATTCCAAAGGGAGCAACCAGATTCCAGTCTTCGCCTTTTGAGTGCCAGTACACTACTTCAGAGCTTCACGTGGAGTTTTAATGCGCCGAGGGAACTTGTATTGTCAAACATCATATGATTTCAGTATGATTTGTTTTGATGCCATTGTTCTGGCCTCAAGTATAGTCGTCTAAGCTGAAGCTGTGATGCCTAGTGGCACAAGTATCAACAGCACGTTCGCGATGGCACTCAGGAGACTGGAATCTGCTTGTTCACTGATTATATACAGGTTGAATATTACTTCAAAAAAATACAGGTTGAATATATACTGTAACTAAACAGATCATAATGATATGAATTTGTCTTGCTGGTTGTTCAGCTGAACTGCCGAACGACCTGCCGAAGCTCCTCTTCTCATCCATTCTGAACATTTGAATTCTTGGGATAAATTTcatgtttctccaaaaaaaaaaaatcaatgatgGTCTTAGTATGGTTATCTTCAAACTTAATTCTTCAAGTGAAAAGATGAACTATACTATGTCACATTGCTTAGAGGCAAGAAAAAAGTGTCATTCACTAgtttcagaaaagaaaagaacattgCACAGTAGTTCTGAATTATAGTCAACAATGCCATACACAAGTTTCAGAATAAAAATCACATTGTACACTATTTCTGAATGAAACTAAAATAGCTCATCAACAAGATGGCTACTGCACAGATCCTATCAAACATAACTCCCTAGAATCTTTGTCTTTCATCTTCAATTTCGACAAAAAAGCAGTTAGAGATAATATTTGGCATGTATGATCAACCAACCAGGTTGATGTTCTATTTATAGCACAGATGGATTGAAGTACAAGAAAAGTTTATACAACAAGAAAGATCTCAACAGATTGAGATCGATATCTTCTAATATCGTAACATGCCGGATATGCTACAGATCCGGTACTTGCCGGATATACCTGTACAACTTCCTTGTTTGACAAAAGCCACTTTGGTATTTTAAGAAAGCCCACATCACAAACTTTGCAGGTTTGTTAATTATATAGAGAAGGTAACCGACAACGATGCCTTTTCTTCCCGTCCCTTATCCGAGCAATTGCAATCGGAGTTGTCCGTGTTCCCTGCCCCTAGCTAACCTCGCCGATCCTTGCctataatataaatataacgACAAGAAGAAAGAAACCGCGCTCCCCTGGAATCGTCCGACATTAACCATCCCACGACCGCCATGTCGTCCGACGCCGGCGACCCATCGCGCAAGCTCCGCCACCAGCGTCTCCTCCCACGTACTCAAGATTGATGGGTACTCAAGAACCTTGGACACCCAGGGTAACATGCAAGGCTTCCGTTCATGCGGGAGGCCGTACGTGGCGCATCAGCTACTACCCCATAGGAGCAGGGGGGCCCTGGAAACATGGATTTCATAGCTATTTTTCTCGTTCTTGCTGACACTGTCGATGAGGCCGTGACAGCGAAGGTTACCTTCAGTTTGCTCGACCAAGACCAAAAGCCGGTGCCATCCTATAGCCGTACCACCACCGAGGCTGACTTCTCGAGGTCTATTGGATACTACAAGTTCATAAAAAGAGAAGACTTGGAACGATCAGAGTTTCTCAACGATGACTGCTGCTCGCTGTTAGGGTGGATGTACATGTTGTCAAGGAAGCAGCGCCGCCATCCACGATGGTTTCACCGTATGACATGCAGCACCAGCATCTCGCTGATTTCCTATTGAGGAGGGAGGGCGCCGATGTTGAATTCCGAGTTCGCGGGGAGACGTTTTCTGCGCAGCGGCTAGTGCTCAGGGCAAGATCTCCAGTCTTCAAGGCACAGCTCTTGGGCCCGATGGAGAAAGGCACTACCACAAACATCGTACAAATAGATGATATAGAGCCGCAAGTGTTCGAGGCTCTCCTCACCTTCATATACACAGATGCGTGTCCAGAGATGGAGAATGATGATGAGTTTGCATTGACTCAACGCTTGCTTGTAGCTGCGGCAGGTATAGCCTGCAAAGACTGAAGCTCATATGTGAAGACAGGTTGTGCAACTACATCGACACAGGCTCCGTGTCAACTATCTTGACACTAGCAGAGAAACACCACTGCCCTGGTCTTAAGGAGGCATGCTTCGACTTCCTTGGCTCCTCGACAGTTCTACTCGCGAGGTGTTGACGGGGGGCCACGAAGCAACAGCAAGCATCAGCCGTTAAGTTTTATGTGCTGCCCACTGCACGGCGCGGGAAAGTGGCAGGCCAATGTGCCCAGCTGCAAGCATCCAGCT
The nucleotide sequence above comes from Phragmites australis chromosome 4, lpPhrAust1.1, whole genome shotgun sequence. Encoded proteins:
- the LOC133915043 gene encoding BTB/POZ domain-containing protein At2g13690-like, which produces MANATHHTIRRAAARSRGWCCSFAGVPQSPEHRAPPSAAGGEGVQKLPPKSPLAPSFHSSPSSKLAGLIDPRRILSPGRVSPIDPEGSPSVGVAASVEEEVPREQAALVPFVAVREEEEGRGMDLRLCLRGRDGRCVVMELDSTVLCESSAFFADMVPAASRGAGGGKRIEVDGVENLEAFNEAVELMFEPNSMRWLARAGVSRAIGVLEVSSSIMFDRGIQSCLNYIEAVPWSDNEEEKLKNVFARCTFDEAISKNVLARLEQQCRSSSEDLTVQLVESVTSGTNSSARKEMQSLVSGLLSKSSVYQKDLSGLNKGSLYKICHSCLNSLVELFKEDSEPIKHADQAVIASDSKPMIERVSKQTENLNWLFDILVNNDMAEEFVELWAKQDELIRMHEQASPMFKYELSRISASVFIALGKGRIQCPSDFRSQLFNGWFRPMLMDFGWLQRCSKGLDVRILEENLGHALLTLPLHQQQILFEEWFRCFASRGTECPNLSRAFQVWWRRSFARSSR